A stretch of DNA from Glycine max cultivar Williams 82 chromosome 18, Glycine_max_v4.0, whole genome shotgun sequence:
GGTAGAATATTTTATCACAATTCTGCCGACACGTGAAAACAATAGAATTGTACCACAAGATAACGTTCCCACTTATATAATGTGAACCATTGTTACTGTGTAAAATGGAGTCATCTCGACACtgctttttcctctctttttttctttttgcggATTATTCTCATGCGCGATATCTATATATAGTATTTGCATATCTGTAAgcattaatttattcaaaaaagTACTTTCAGTACAACAAATTTTAAcacaaaagaaatgaaaagaaaaaagtgaagtTTGTGATATGACATTAGTGTGTGGaaacactaaaaaataatacttacaGAATGTATTATAAAAGGTTCtagaatataataattttaatttattaacgtCCCATTACAACTTTCTTTTATACGCGTGGAcagaatattatattatatttatattaatcatGCTAGCTCTATAAAGTCAGAAGCGATAGGATTCTGAGACCAAAATAAATCTTTTGAATTGATTGTTGTAAGACTTTGTAATTGAGGTGCTGCAATGGCTTCAAGTCAGGAAGAGGTGACTCTTTTGGGAGTAATTGGAAGCCCATTTGCTTGCAGGGTGAAGATTGCCCTTAAGTTGAAGGGAGTTGAATACAAATATGTGGAAGAAAATTTGGCCAACAAGAGTGATTTGCTTCTCAAATCCAACCCAGTTCACAAGAAAGTTCCAGTTTTTATTCACAATGAGAAGCCCATAGCAGAGTCTCTTGTGATTGTTGAGTACATTGATGAGACATGGAAGAACAACCCCATCTTGCCTTCTGATCCTTACCAAAGAGCCTTGGCTCGTTTCTGGTCCAAATTCATTGATGACAAGGTAACTCAGCTTTTCAAATAtcttcttcttacttttctTGATTTGTGCTGATTTGATTTGTCTCCAAAACATCACCTTTCATGCCATCTAGATGTGAAATCTTTGAATAAGTTTAGTGAACCctgaaaaaagttaaaaaaaaatttttcattaattgtaTCAACTTTGTCTAAAATCATACCAATGATTGGTCAAGTTCATTAAACAACTACCTCCGATTATTATGATTTGTGTAATCCTTATGGACTCGGTATTTTGGGGGtgagttagaacttagaaggtATTAGGTGACATATTTGTTTATAGCAAAAATGATGGCAATACACTGTTTAGTATTgactgaaattaatttaaaattacaaattttgataGATCACACTTTTTACTTTAAGGTGGCTCGCCAGATTTTGTAATATTAGTATAGCATGTGTtaaaaagaatatgctagaGAGTGCGTTGGTAACTCGATTACGCTTgtcctcataattttataaaaaaaaaaatcattaataaatagTATGATTTATGAAATCAGATTGTGGGTGCTGCATGGAATGCTGTTTTCACGGTTGATGAGAAAGAGCGTGAGAAGAATGTTGTAGAAACATATGAGGCTCTGCAGTTTCTTGAGAATGAGATCAAGGACAAGAAATTCTTTGGAGGAGAAGAGGTTGGGTTGGTAGATATAGCTGGTGTCTACATAGCATTTTGGGTCCctttgattcaagaaattgCAGGGTTGGAGCTATTAAGCAGTGAGAAATTTCCTAAGCTTTACAAGTGGAGCCAAGAATTTGTGAACCATCCAATTGTCAAAGAAGGTCTTCCCCCTAGAGACCCAGTTTTTGCCTTTTTCAAAGGACGCTATGAAAGCCTTTCTGCTTCAAGATAGATTTGATGTAGTGTGAGACTCTCAGAATTTCTAAAGGAAAATTATGTGCACTACTTGTTTGACATTGAGTTGTTGCTGTTAGGATTTCGTTTCAAAAGGATATGCTTGTAAGTTGTAATCCAGGATTTCTCCATGTCAAAGAAATCCAAGGTTGTTCCTGACATTTCGCTGTTtcgataaataaattatgtggCATCTTTCTATTACTCAAAGTTCTTACTCCTGATGATTTAGATACTTGTTTTGCAAGTTGGTGTTTTACAATGATTGGAATTTCTTCGCCAGATTATGAACAGGTTAGTTTGAAAATTGCAGCTGTAACTCTTTCTTGCCATGAAACTGATTTGGCTTTGCTTTAGGTCAATATCCGCATATTGAAAATCAGATTAGGACAGAGgttacatttattttctttaccgTGCATTAAACATAATTTGTCATCGCCAAACCAGAGATGAGAGATacaactttttagttttttttatcaatgttaatttgttaattttgttaaaaatgttgGTCAGGGTGATCTCTCTGTTTTTTCTTCACCCTTCTCCATAGAAGTGTTTGTGGACAGGTTTGCAttgattttaatcaaatttaacagTTTGGTTTAGTTCGGGTTAACAGgttattcatttaaatttgattttgtctTACAACTACTCTCTTATGTCATGattcattcaaatattaaatagagttaatacaatattatcaaatgtacaaaaataataaaattgattcatttaatatcatcaacataatattttaaaatagattaatacaaattaaaacaaattattctcTAACGAGACGTATTATAACAGTCTGAATTACAActattttctataaattaatttcttaccATAAGTTTTGTTATAACCAGATTTGTTACACTCATATTTGTTGCAACCAAATTTgctgaaaaaaatgaataaaatatgatccattgatattataaacatgatagaaaacataaatataaaaaaagtaaaataaataacaatgaattaatatattaagaaaattctAACACTAGTCTCAACACAATTCCAATACTTTCAGTTTCAGTCTCAATATTAACCGTATTTAAAGTTAAACCAAATAACTCTAAAAATTTAACTAGAATCCGTtaacacaaaattaattgatatttacaAACCTAAAGAATGAAATAAGAGATTACACATTTAATTCATTCTTCTCCGCTTCATTTATTTCAACTTACAAGTCATTAATATTTTGCTTAAGAAATCTCATACCCATGAATACCCCTACTTCTCAACCTTTGTTTAAAAACCCTGTATGATGGTTTTGACATGGAAGTAAAGTTCATTTTCTTGTTTCATGTGCAAACCAGTCTATTAATCCTTGATTCAAGCCTATGAAACTCTTCGTATTGATttcgttttcattttttaatgtaatcttCCTATTACCTGGATGAGAATATCAAAAAATGGTGGAATATCAAATGTTCCTAACTAAAGTGGTCTAATTATTTGTCATCTCTCTATGGTTTCGTTATTGGGAAAGGAAgacatttttctaaattttcatatttggtTCAGAATTTTTGAGGGGGAACGTTGCAAATCAAAGATCATCAATACAATTTTTCCCGagcaaataaacataaatacaaTTCTCCTCTAATTTGTGTAATTTATGCAGACACTAAAATGACgacaaaaatgtcaaataaCAGCACTTAAGATCAATGTGAAACCCAAAATTATTCTCAAACCAGAACTTGAAATGAGAAACCAACAAACTAAttcagaaataaaaatgaaaaaagaaattaaactaaCAGACCTTGAGGCCAATCTGATACCAGAATTTTATCTCTAACCAGAACTTGGAATCAGAAATTAGAATGCTAATccagaaattaaaatgaaaacagtAATCCCACAAGCACCTTCAGGCTTCAGACCCCTTCGCAGTTCGAACCCCACAACCAACACACCACGCCACTGCCAACCGAGAGCACCAGAAACCCCACATCACAATCATCAGCCACAAAAAA
This window harbors:
- the GSTU60 gene encoding tau class glutathione S-transferase codes for the protein MASSQEEVTLLGVIGSPFACRVKIALKLKGVEYKYVEENLANKSDLLLKSNPVHKKVPVFIHNEKPIAESLVIVEYIDETWKNNPILPSDPYQRALARFWSKFIDDKIVGAAWNAVFTVDEKEREKNVVETYEALQFLENEIKDKKFFGGEEVGLVDIAGVYIAFWVPLIQEIAGLELLSSEKFPKLYKWSQEFVNHPIVKEGLPPRDPVFAFFKGRYESLSASR